A section of the Bacillus pumilus genome encodes:
- a CDS encoding phosphoribosyltransferase family protein, producing MEVELDLKEGALHLEKKHLFDMAARVNKKRAFLFVSKVLGKHIPVHPVKPLLVSGLLAMAYAKEQTGKTSPHQDLLVEALKTDDHAVSSKAYEALKKEKLSVGKQPIVIGFAETATALGHGVYDVLEGASYIHTTREQLLDLDPSLVFEEEHSHATDQLCYADVSLLRTDRPIVLVDDEVTTGRTNINIIRDLHAKHPRHSYTILSILDWRTEEHEKAMCELEKELGIHITSLSLLKGKMVFRGKTLDEPAYSYEIAEQKDLPNLSFHSLQSFFQQVPYARSHATNSAGHSPYIHETGRFGLNAANTAAIDQAAAEAGLKLKKERKGKQTLCLGTGELMYIPMRVAAHMGEGVLFHSTTRSPIHPVEKDGYAVQNGFTFVSPEDARIQHYVYNIPKGQYDDVFLFFEKRVSQEALLPLVHLFAERHVKHVHIVTLSDEVKVNG from the coding sequence ATGGAAGTTGAGCTTGATCTCAAAGAAGGTGCGCTTCACCTAGAAAAAAAGCATCTTTTTGACATGGCGGCAAGGGTGAACAAAAAAAGAGCCTTTTTATTTGTTAGTAAGGTGCTTGGCAAACACATTCCTGTTCATCCAGTCAAACCGCTCCTTGTCTCGGGTCTTTTAGCCATGGCGTATGCCAAAGAACAAACAGGCAAGACGTCTCCGCATCAAGACCTTTTAGTAGAAGCACTTAAGACAGATGACCACGCGGTATCATCTAAAGCCTACGAAGCGCTCAAAAAAGAGAAACTTTCAGTAGGAAAACAGCCGATCGTGATCGGCTTTGCAGAAACAGCAACCGCTCTTGGACACGGTGTGTATGACGTCTTAGAAGGAGCATCTTACATTCATACGACACGTGAGCAGCTGCTGGATCTTGATCCTTCATTGGTCTTTGAAGAAGAGCATTCACATGCAACGGATCAGCTTTGTTATGCAGACGTATCATTGCTTAGAACAGATCGTCCTATCGTGCTAGTAGATGATGAAGTCACGACAGGTCGTACGAATATCAATATCATCCGGGATCTTCATGCAAAGCACCCGCGACATTCTTACACAATTCTTTCTATTTTAGACTGGAGGACAGAGGAGCACGAAAAAGCCATGTGTGAGCTTGAAAAGGAGCTTGGTATTCACATCACCTCATTGTCTTTATTAAAAGGGAAAATGGTCTTTCGGGGCAAAACGCTGGATGAACCAGCTTATTCGTATGAGATTGCTGAGCAAAAGGATCTGCCAAATCTCTCTTTTCACTCTCTTCAATCTTTCTTTCAGCAAGTGCCGTATGCACGTTCTCATGCAACCAATTCGGCAGGTCATTCGCCATATATACATGAAACGGGTCGTTTTGGTTTAAACGCAGCAAATACGGCAGCCATCGACCAAGCAGCTGCAGAGGCTGGATTGAAACTGAAGAAAGAACGCAAAGGAAAGCAGACACTTTGTTTAGGAACAGGTGAGCTGATGTATATACCGATGAGAGTAGCTGCCCATATGGGAGAGGGCGTTCTCTTTCATTCAACGACGAGAAGCCCTATTCATCCAGTTGAAAAGGATGGATATGCTGTTCAAAATGGGTTCACTTTTGTGAGTCCAGAGGATGCTCGAATTCAGCATTACGTGTACAACATACCAAAAGGTCAATATGATGATGTATTTCTCTTCTTTGAGAAAAGGGTCTCTCAGGAGGCATTGCTTCCGCTTGTTCATTTATTTGCTGAGCGGCATGTGAAGCATGTGCATATTGTGACTTTATCAGATGAGGTGAAGGTGAATGGCTAA
- a CDS encoding acyltransferase family protein, with protein sequence MNKRLDWVDAAKGIGILLVVMAHVPIPDSFKQFIYSFHMPLFFLLSGMMFRSSSRPALSFIQKKAKSLLLPYLYFSIITYVFWFTVTRFFAFKGQTDIDPFVPFTGIFISNADEARLTHNPAIWFLTTLFLVELIFFFMHRLTKGKPAVLILLTVLCGGAGFASTLLLNQSLPWNANVALTAVVFYSIGFLAKQWFVELKTDPTLLLCTGLLVLTAYMQSFNSRIDMRVNDYGDLFLFYVCALLGSAAVIYLSFKFKTSPILTYLGRNSIVILVLQFAGIDIMKAFVYYGLGIDIADTAQLSWTLFYTIGTLLLMVPCISFLSRYPMLLGKPAKAAHRYEQKTSAG encoded by the coding sequence ATGAATAAGAGACTCGACTGGGTCGATGCGGCTAAAGGAATCGGTATTCTGCTCGTGGTCATGGCGCATGTGCCCATTCCAGATTCGTTCAAGCAATTCATTTACTCTTTTCATATGCCTCTTTTCTTTTTACTATCCGGCATGATGTTTCGATCATCCTCACGCCCTGCTCTGTCATTTATTCAGAAGAAAGCCAAAAGCTTACTCTTGCCCTATCTCTATTTCTCTATCATTACGTATGTTTTCTGGTTCACCGTTACTCGTTTTTTTGCCTTTAAGGGACAAACGGATATTGACCCCTTCGTTCCGTTTACAGGTATTTTTATATCCAATGCAGATGAAGCTAGACTCACACATAACCCAGCCATCTGGTTTTTAACAACGCTCTTTTTAGTGGAATTGATCTTTTTCTTTATGCACCGTCTGACAAAAGGGAAACCTGCCGTTTTGATTTTACTAACCGTCCTTTGCGGAGGCGCTGGATTTGCCTCTACCTTGCTTTTAAACCAAAGTCTGCCGTGGAATGCCAATGTCGCCTTGACGGCTGTTGTGTTTTATTCAATCGGATTTTTGGCAAAGCAATGGTTTGTGGAATTAAAAACAGACCCAACCCTTCTTCTTTGTACAGGTCTGCTTGTACTGACGGCTTACATGCAAAGCTTTAATTCGCGGATTGATATGCGTGTGAATGACTATGGTGATCTTTTTCTTTTCTATGTATGTGCACTGCTCGGTTCAGCTGCTGTGATTTATTTAAGTTTCAAATTCAAAACGTCCCCTATTTTGACGTATCTCGGTCGAAATTCCATTGTCATTCTTGTCTTGCAGTTTGCCGGCATCGATATCATGAAAGCATTTGTTTATTATGGACTTGGTATCGATATTGCAGATACAGCGCAGCTCTCTTGGACTCTCTTTTACACGATTGGGACATTGCTGCTCATGGTGCCATGTATCTCCTTCCTAAGCAGGTACCCGATGCTGCTCGGCAAACCAGCCAAAGCCGCACACCGCTACGAACAAAAAACATCCGCCGGCTGA
- a CDS encoding TerD family protein: MAIQLSKGQRVDLTKTNPGLTKVMIGLGWDTNKYSGGAEFDLDASAFLVDANNRCQQDTDFVFYNNLQHPSGSVTHTGDNRTGEGDGDDEQILVDFSKIPANIDRIGITVTIHDAEARSQNFGQVSNAFVRVVNEEGGEELIRFDLGEDFSIETAVVVCELYRHGSDWKFNAIGSGFSGGLAALCQNYGLEV, encoded by the coding sequence ATGGCGATTCAGCTATCAAAAGGACAACGTGTCGATTTAACAAAAACCAACCCAGGACTGACGAAAGTGATGATCGGTCTTGGGTGGGATACGAATAAATATTCAGGTGGAGCCGAATTTGATTTGGACGCTTCAGCATTCTTAGTGGATGCAAACAATCGTTGTCAGCAAGACACAGACTTTGTTTTCTATAATAACCTTCAGCATCCAAGCGGCAGTGTCACTCATACAGGTGATAACCGGACGGGTGAAGGAGATGGAGATGACGAGCAAATTCTCGTTGATTTCTCAAAAATTCCTGCTAACATTGATCGTATCGGAATTACAGTAACGATTCATGATGCAGAGGCGCGCAGCCAGAATTTTGGACAAGTCTCAAATGCGTTTGTTCGTGTTGTAAATGAAGAGGGCGGGGAAGAATTGATTCGCTTTGATTTAGGGGAAGACTTCTCAATTGAAACAGCTGTTGTGGTATGTGAACTATACCGCCACGGAAGCGATTGGAAGTTTAACGCGATCGGAAGCGGATTCTCTGGCGGACTTGCAGCTCTTTGTCAAAATTATGGGTTAGAAGTATAA
- a CDS encoding LLM class flavin-dependent oxidoreductase: protein MPSLHILDQVAIPKGQTAQEPLIHTTQLAQLAETLGYERYWFAEHHSTRGLASTAPEILMAHIAAHTSTLRTGSGGILLPQYSPFKVAEVTRQLEALYPGRIEIGVGKSPGGIERTRLALTDGVHKDLSQFDRQLKDLLFYLSDSLPSGHPHAGVKASPLVDAHPPVWLLGLGENSAMQAAELGINYIFGHFIHPARGKQAFETYRSHFSPSVFSTQPHAMFAVFVICGETDEEAERIASSTDLWLLRVEKGLDSRVPSIEEASTYHYTSQEKKKVLQNRQRMIVGSKATVKEQLLRLMDRYQTDDIMILNNSFDPIEKQRSFKRIAELF from the coding sequence ATGCCATCACTTCATATATTAGATCAAGTCGCCATTCCTAAAGGTCAGACAGCACAAGAGCCATTGATTCACACAACGCAGCTGGCTCAGCTTGCAGAAACCCTTGGGTATGAGCGTTATTGGTTTGCTGAACACCACAGCACAAGAGGGCTCGCTAGTACAGCACCTGAAATATTAATGGCACATATTGCCGCTCATACATCGACCTTACGTACCGGGTCTGGCGGCATTTTACTTCCGCAGTACAGCCCCTTTAAAGTAGCAGAGGTCACGCGGCAGCTTGAAGCTCTGTATCCAGGACGAATTGAAATCGGTGTCGGTAAATCTCCGGGCGGAATTGAAAGGACGAGACTGGCTTTGACAGACGGCGTGCATAAAGACCTATCTCAGTTTGACCGCCAGCTGAAGGATCTTCTCTTTTACTTATCAGACAGCCTGCCTTCTGGACACCCGCATGCAGGAGTCAAAGCTTCTCCGCTTGTTGATGCTCATCCGCCGGTTTGGCTGCTTGGTTTAGGAGAAAATAGCGCCATGCAAGCAGCAGAGCTTGGAATCAACTATATTTTTGGTCACTTTATCCACCCTGCACGCGGTAAACAAGCATTCGAGACGTATCGATCTCACTTTTCTCCATCTGTCTTTTCCACTCAGCCGCACGCTATGTTTGCCGTGTTTGTCATTTGTGGTGAAACTGATGAAGAGGCCGAACGGATCGCCAGTAGTACAGATTTATGGCTGCTGCGTGTTGAAAAAGGACTGGACAGCCGCGTCCCCTCTATAGAAGAGGCTAGTACCTATCACTACACCTCGCAGGAAAAGAAAAAAGTGTTACAAAACCGCCAGCGGATGATCGTCGGCTCAAAGGCAACGGTAAAAGAGCAATTACTTCGCTTGATGGACCGCTATCAAACGGATGACATCATGATTCTCAACAATTCATTTGATCCGATAGAAAAACAGCGTTCCTTCAAACGAATCGCAGAACTATTTTGA
- a CDS encoding TerD family protein: MGISLAKGQKIDLTKTNPGLTKVVVGLGWDVNKYDGGHDFDLDASVFLLDAAGKANSPSDFVFYNQTTGGGGSIVHTGDNRTGEGDGDDEQVNVDLSTVPASIEKISFVITIHDAEARSQNFGQVSNAYVRILNAASNEELIRYDLAEDFSIETAIIVGELYRHGGEWKFSAVGSGYQGGLARIATDFGLDIG, encoded by the coding sequence GTGGGAATTTCTTTAGCGAAAGGTCAAAAAATTGATTTAACAAAAACGAATCCAGGTTTAACAAAAGTAGTCGTAGGTCTTGGCTGGGATGTAAACAAGTATGATGGCGGACATGACTTTGATCTAGACGCAAGCGTATTCCTTTTAGATGCAGCAGGGAAAGCAAACTCTCCATCTGACTTTGTTTTCTACAATCAAACGACTGGCGGTGGCGGAAGTATCGTACATACAGGCGATAACCGTACAGGTGAAGGAGACGGAGATGACGAGCAGGTCAATGTTGATCTTTCAACTGTACCAGCGAGTATTGAGAAAATCTCCTTCGTCATTACAATCCATGACGCAGAAGCACGCAGCCAAAACTTTGGACAGGTTTCTAACGCTTACGTCCGTATTTTAAATGCAGCATCAAATGAAGAACTGATTCGCTACGATTTGGCAGAGGACTTCTCTATTGAGACAGCGATTATTGTAGGTGAATTATACCGTCACGGCGGAGAATGGAAATTCTCAGCTGTCGGATCGGGCTATCAAGGCGGACTTGCCCGCATTGCAACGGACTTCGGATTAGATATCGGGTAA
- a CDS encoding HAD family hydrolase: MKTSAFASDLDRTLIYSHRVLDHYEYDGDYDLVEMLDERPLSYMSVETKKSLKMIHQLGWFIPVTTRTTAQYERITFFQQELKPEYAVTTNGGCILHHGKPLEDWQVIVDERLKACMSVREMLRAISELPVAAWVKRTRTAEGRFLYLIMKDEYLSRIPLAELKQWGEERGWQVSLQGRKLYFIPAPLNKWDAVAFLKERLALEYVYGAGDSLLDAGLIRQADMGFAPRHGEVLDFDPLLEPTAASGMAAADEITACVKKQMTTAKKPSIR, from the coding sequence ATGAAGACAAGTGCGTTTGCCAGTGATTTAGACCGGACGCTGATTTATTCACACCGAGTGTTAGATCACTATGAGTATGATGGAGATTATGATTTAGTTGAGATGCTGGATGAGCGCCCGCTTTCCTATATGTCGGTTGAAACGAAGAAGTCTTTGAAGATGATTCATCAGTTAGGCTGGTTCATTCCAGTGACGACAAGAACGACCGCTCAGTATGAACGGATCACCTTCTTTCAGCAAGAGCTCAAACCGGAGTATGCCGTCACGACAAATGGGGGCTGTATCCTTCATCACGGCAAGCCGCTTGAGGATTGGCAGGTCATTGTTGATGAGAGGCTCAAAGCGTGTATGTCAGTCAGAGAGATGCTAAGAGCCATCTCCGAACTGCCAGTTGCAGCATGGGTGAAGCGTACCCGGACAGCAGAGGGAAGATTTCTTTATTTGATTATGAAAGATGAGTATCTTTCTCGCATTCCACTTGCCGAATTGAAGCAGTGGGGCGAGGAGAGAGGCTGGCAGGTGTCTCTACAAGGGCGGAAGCTTTATTTTATTCCGGCACCGCTTAATAAGTGGGATGCTGTTGCTTTTCTAAAGGAACGGCTGGCGCTTGAATATGTATATGGAGCGGGTGATTCCCTCTTAGATGCAGGACTTATTCGACAGGCAGATATGGGCTTTGCCCCAAGGCATGGAGAAGTGCTCGACTTTGATCCGTTACTTGAGCCGACAGCAGCATCTGGCATGGCAGCAGCAGATGAAATCACCGCTTGTGTCAAAAAGCAGATGACGACCGCAAAAAAGCCCTCGATTCGATAG
- a CDS encoding cysteine protease StiP family protein has product MANVYTKMGSYPEQDVTFLLKDLSSIEMEKSTEERERSIQSGAHYSEMLPIEYKPTESYMDLFYESLKESKEKVAEAVAVVAEQIVKRRGFQTVLCSLARAGTPIGVLIKRYIRKTYGLELPHYSISIIRDRGIDENALHYMLKEHPGYEIAFIDGWTGKGAISRELQQAVIDFERKYGIRLSSELAVLADPGYCTQVYGTREDFLIPSACLNSTVSGLVSRTVLNNRWINADDFHGAKYYEELLDEDVSNLYVDTIEEAFSSLEPNLKEKAETILTQGIPADWRGMASIEAIGQEFQIENTHLIKPGVGETTRVLLRRIPWKILIQPGSQEKLKHILLLAEDRGVPVIEYANMSYTCCGLIRPLEQTS; this is encoded by the coding sequence ATGGCTAATGTGTATACAAAGATGGGAAGCTATCCAGAGCAGGATGTAACCTTCTTACTCAAAGATTTATCATCCATTGAGATGGAAAAAAGTACAGAGGAGCGGGAGCGTTCAATTCAGAGTGGTGCGCATTATTCAGAAATGCTGCCGATTGAATATAAACCAACGGAATCTTATATGGATTTATTCTATGAATCTCTGAAAGAAAGTAAGGAGAAGGTAGCAGAAGCAGTAGCTGTTGTAGCAGAACAGATTGTGAAAAGGCGAGGCTTCCAAACGGTGCTTTGCAGTTTGGCTAGAGCGGGAACGCCGATCGGGGTGCTCATCAAACGATATATTCGAAAGACATATGGTCTTGAATTGCCTCATTACAGCATCTCAATTATTCGTGATCGAGGAATTGATGAGAATGCGCTGCATTATATGCTCAAGGAACATCCGGGCTATGAGATTGCCTTTATTGATGGATGGACCGGAAAAGGTGCGATTTCGAGAGAGCTCCAACAAGCGGTGATTGATTTTGAAAGAAAGTACGGTATTCGTCTTTCTAGTGAACTGGCTGTACTCGCTGATCCAGGCTATTGTACACAAGTCTACGGAACGAGAGAGGACTTTCTCATTCCTAGTGCTTGTCTGAATTCGACTGTATCTGGACTTGTTAGTCGGACGGTACTAAACAACCGCTGGATCAATGCCGATGATTTCCATGGGGCAAAATATTATGAAGAGTTGCTTGATGAGGATGTGTCCAATCTGTATGTGGATACAATTGAAGAAGCCTTTTCTAGCCTCGAACCAAATCTAAAAGAGAAAGCAGAGACCATCCTCACGCAAGGAATACCTGCGGATTGGCGGGGGATGGCGTCGATTGAAGCGATCGGTCAGGAGTTTCAAATTGAAAACACTCATTTGATTAAACCGGGTGTTGGTGAGACGACCCGTGTGCTGCTGAGAAGAATTCCTTGGAAAATCTTAATTCAGCCTGGGTCTCAGGAAAAGCTAAAGCATATTTTGCTTCTGGCAGAGGACAGAGGCGTTCCTGTCATTGAATATGCCAATATGTCCTATACGTGCTGTGGACTTATTCGTCCGTTGGAGCAGACATCATGA
- a CDS encoding TerD family protein → MAITLEKGQRIDLTKGKAGLTNILVGLGWDPVSQGGGFLGKLFGGGGGADIDCDASVLMLKNDKFVENKDLIYFGNLKSKCGSVEHTGDNLTGEGDGDDEQVLVNLSKVPGNVNKLVFVVNIYDALRRNQHFGMIQNAYIRIVDRSNNQELVKYNLKDEYAGKTSLIVGELYRHENEWKFVAVGNGTNDAKLADITRNYI, encoded by the coding sequence TTGGCGATTACATTAGAAAAGGGTCAACGTATTGATTTAACAAAAGGCAAAGCAGGGCTAACGAATATTCTTGTTGGACTTGGCTGGGATCCTGTATCACAAGGCGGCGGATTTTTAGGAAAGCTGTTTGGTGGCGGAGGCGGCGCTGATATTGATTGTGACGCTTCAGTGCTCATGCTGAAAAATGATAAGTTTGTTGAAAATAAAGATTTGATTTACTTTGGTAACTTGAAAAGCAAGTGCGGCAGTGTTGAGCATACAGGTGACAACCTGACAGGTGAAGGAGACGGAGATGATGAACAAGTCCTCGTCAACTTAAGCAAGGTGCCAGGCAATGTGAATAAATTGGTGTTTGTAGTGAACATCTATGATGCACTTAGAAGAAATCAACATTTTGGTATGATTCAAAATGCGTACATTCGCATTGTCGATCGTTCAAACAATCAAGAACTAGTGAAATATAATTTAAAAGATGAATATGCAGGGAAAACATCATTAATCGTTGGAGAGCTTTATCGCCACGAAAATGAATGGAAGTTTGTTGCTGTAGGAAATGGTACAAACGATGCGAAGCTTGCCGATATTACGAGAAACTACATTTAA
- a CDS encoding TerC family protein, translated as MDILKHMLDTYASFFDWHMWAEVLTNPVSWGLIGTLVVLEGLLSADNALVLAVMVKHLPEKQRKKALTYGLIGAYFFRFLFIGVGMLLIKFWWIKVLGAAYLAWLVIKHFWLGDGDDEAKELKKEGWMIRVFGVFWATVISVEIMDLAFSVDSILAAFAVSEEVWILLLGGMLGILMMRTVAQLFLVLIDRIPELENTAFILIGIIAIKMGLSAAHIEIPHLAFFAIIILAFIGTFIVHKINKKKHQDVTNEAAASKEE; from the coding sequence TTGGACATTTTGAAACATATGTTGGACACCTATGCTTCGTTTTTTGATTGGCATATGTGGGCAGAGGTATTAACAAACCCTGTCTCTTGGGGGCTCATTGGGACCCTTGTTGTGCTTGAAGGATTGTTATCAGCAGATAACGCACTTGTATTAGCCGTCATGGTGAAACACTTACCAGAAAAGCAGCGTAAAAAGGCATTAACCTACGGATTAATTGGCGCTTATTTCTTCCGTTTTCTATTCATTGGCGTAGGGATGCTGCTGATTAAATTCTGGTGGATTAAGGTTCTCGGAGCTGCATATTTAGCATGGCTTGTCATTAAGCACTTCTGGTTAGGTGACGGCGATGATGAAGCGAAGGAATTGAAAAAAGAAGGCTGGATGATTCGCGTATTTGGCGTGTTCTGGGCAACCGTTATTTCTGTGGAAATTATGGACCTTGCCTTCTCGGTGGACAGTATTCTTGCGGCATTCGCTGTATCTGAGGAAGTATGGATTCTGCTTTTAGGCGGAATGCTTGGTATTCTCATGATGCGTACAGTGGCACAGTTATTCCTTGTCCTCATTGACCGTATTCCTGAGCTTGAGAATACCGCGTTTATTCTCATTGGGATTATTGCCATCAAAATGGGCTTAAGTGCTGCCCATATTGAAATTCCGCATCTTGCATTCTTTGCGATTATTATTCTAGCGTTTATCGGGACGTTTATTGTTCATAAAATCAATAAGAAGAAACATCAAGATGTGACAAACGAAGCTGCGGCTTCAAAAGAAGAATAG
- a CDS encoding glucose 1-dehydrogenase — MYQDLKGKTAIVTGSSKGIGQAIALRFGQEQMNVVVNYKGDEEGAEETVQAIQQNGGRAVKVHADVSKVDGIQAIMDTALEHFGTVDVFVNNSGFNGEEAMPHEMTLEQWQKVIDVNITGAFLGAKAAIAYMMEHDIKGSILNISSVHQEIPRPFNVHYSTSKGGMNMMTKTLALDYAEAGIRINAIAPGTMATESNDDLQDEQKKQKQLEKIPMRAFGEPKEIGSAAAFLVSKEASYITGTTLFVDGGMTLYPSQIND; from the coding sequence ATGTATCAAGATTTAAAAGGAAAAACAGCCATTGTCACAGGTTCTTCAAAAGGAATCGGACAAGCCATCGCATTACGATTTGGACAAGAGCAGATGAATGTGGTTGTGAACTATAAAGGTGATGAAGAGGGTGCTGAAGAAACGGTACAAGCCATTCAGCAGAATGGAGGTAGGGCGGTGAAAGTACATGCGGATGTCTCCAAAGTGGATGGAATTCAAGCCATCATGGATACAGCCCTGGAGCATTTCGGTACAGTCGATGTGTTCGTCAATAATTCAGGATTTAATGGTGAAGAAGCGATGCCGCATGAGATGACGCTCGAGCAATGGCAAAAAGTTATTGATGTGAATATCACAGGCGCCTTTTTAGGGGCAAAGGCTGCAATCGCCTATATGATGGAGCATGACATCAAAGGGTCTATTTTAAATATATCCAGTGTCCATCAGGAAATACCGCGCCCGTTCAATGTTCACTATTCCACTTCCAAAGGCGGAATGAACATGATGACAAAAACGCTGGCTCTTGATTATGCGGAAGCAGGTATTCGGATCAATGCGATTGCACCAGGTACAATGGCGACCGAATCGAATGATGATTTGCAGGATGAACAGAAAAAACAAAAGCAGCTTGAAAAGATTCCGATGAGAGCATTTGGTGAACCGAAGGAGATTGGGTCCGCTGCTGCATTTCTCGTATCTAAGGAAGCTTCGTATATCACAGGCACCACTTTATTTGTGGATGGAGGAATGACGCTTTACCCTTCTCAAATCAATGATTAA
- a CDS encoding cell wall hydrolase gives MAVVRATSSDIDLMARLLRAEAEGEGKQGMLLVGNVGINRLRANCSDFKGLRTIPQMIYQEHAFEAVTHGYFYQRARETEKTLARRNINGERFWPAKFSLWYFKPPGNCPPTWYNQPFVARYKSHCFYQPTAETCENVYNTF, from the coding sequence ATGGCAGTGGTAAGAGCGACAAGCTCTGATATTGATCTCATGGCCAGACTGCTGAGAGCAGAGGCAGAAGGTGAAGGGAAGCAAGGGATGCTGCTCGTAGGAAATGTGGGCATCAACCGGTTGCGTGCCAACTGCTCTGACTTTAAAGGGCTGCGTACGATTCCACAAATGATTTATCAAGAGCATGCATTTGAAGCAGTCACGCACGGTTATTTTTATCAACGAGCACGAGAAACGGAAAAAACACTTGCGCGGAGGAATATTAACGGAGAACGATTTTGGCCAGCAAAATTCAGCCTTTGGTATTTTAAACCGCCTGGTAATTGTCCACCGACATGGTACAATCAGCCGTTTGTGGCAAGGTATAAGTCGCATTGCTTTTATCAGCCAACTGCTGAAACATGTGAAAATGTCTATAACACTTTTTAG
- a CDS encoding HpcH/HpaI aldolase/citrate lyase family protein, which yields MRYFRFLSEAMQHDLFFKRPGAMHSLTPRHVLAHALGATLYMPATRQDIADMLLSQKYEALCSVVFCLEDAIGDQEVDMAEQNLVAQLASLKEKVTHAPETAEHLPLIFIRVRSPKQLLKMADLLGSSLQLLTGFVFPKCSVHNAKDYLDSLKQASAKTQTILYGMPILETPDLLEKETRYTVLSELKQILLNDEEYILNIRIGATDLCGLYGIRRDRDTTIYEIHLIADLITDIINYFGRSFVISGAVWEHFGPARKEQKPFIRALSHKSGESSSSEFDDVQGLLKETKLDVANGIHGKTVIHPTHLKPVQSMYVVTKEEYMDALSILEHADGTIGVMKSTFSNKMNETKPHYRWAEHILMKSDIYGVFHENRNYIDILTEAEAAYAEHLGTYGS from the coding sequence ATGCGGTATTTTCGATTTTTATCAGAGGCGATGCAGCACGATCTTTTTTTCAAGCGGCCGGGGGCGATGCATTCATTGACACCAAGGCACGTACTTGCGCATGCATTAGGTGCTACTTTGTATATGCCTGCGACAAGACAAGATATAGCAGATATGCTGCTGTCGCAGAAATATGAAGCGCTTTGCTCTGTTGTCTTTTGCTTGGAGGATGCCATCGGTGATCAAGAAGTGGATATGGCCGAACAGAATCTAGTGGCACAACTGGCCAGTCTCAAAGAGAAAGTCACGCATGCTCCTGAAACGGCTGAACATTTGCCTCTTATATTTATTCGCGTTCGTTCGCCGAAACAGCTGCTCAAAATGGCAGACTTGCTCGGTTCCTCTCTTCAATTACTTACCGGTTTTGTGTTCCCGAAGTGCTCGGTTCATAATGCGAAAGATTATTTGGACAGTCTGAAACAGGCATCGGCCAAAACGCAGACAATCCTTTATGGGATGCCCATTTTGGAAACACCCGATTTACTAGAAAAAGAAACAAGATATACGGTGTTGTCAGAGTTAAAGCAGATTTTGCTGAATGACGAGGAATATATTTTGAATATTCGCATTGGGGCAACGGATCTTTGTGGTTTGTACGGGATTCGCCGTGATCGTGACACGACCATATATGAAATTCATTTGATTGCTGACTTGATCACAGATATCATCAATTATTTTGGCCGTTCTTTTGTGATATCTGGGGCTGTGTGGGAGCATTTTGGTCCTGCGCGAAAGGAACAAAAGCCATTCATTCGGGCACTTTCTCATAAGAGTGGTGAATCGTCTTCATCTGAATTTGATGACGTACAAGGTTTACTGAAGGAGACAAAACTCGATGTGGCTAACGGCATTCATGGGAAGACGGTTATTCATCCAACACATCTCAAGCCTGTTCAAAGCATGTATGTTGTGACGAAGGAAGAGTATATGGATGCATTAAGCATTCTTGAACATGCAGACGGCACAATTGGCGTAATGAAGAGTACCTTCTCTAATAAAATGAATGAAACGAAGCCCCATTACAGATGGGCAGAGCACATTTTAATGAAGTCAGATATTTATGGGGTGTTTCATGAAAACAGAAACTATATCGACATACTCACAGAAGCAGAAGCCGCATACGCTGAGCATCTTGGAACATATGGAAGTTGA